The Trichoderma asperellum chromosome 6, complete sequence region TACGTTTTGGCAATGCGGGACAAGGGCTCACGCAGTGGTCCATCAGGAGCCCTGAATGCTGGAGTCAGGCCTTTGAACGAGCCCACTTGCAAGCCATTCTCACGCAGCCACGACAAGTAATTGTCTCCGCGCTGCAGATAGGGATGGAACTCAATCTGGTTAAAAGCGGGTGGAATGGTCGCACCGGCCAGTGTAGCCTCGGCATGAGGGCGTAAGTAGTTGCTTACACCTATCGACTTGGCCTTGCCAGCCCTTTTGATCTCCTCCATTGACTTCCATGCACGCTGGAAGTCGGCATCCGATTCGGCAAAGAATGGAATGTGAATTAAATAACTGCGATGGCGTTAGTCCTTCTGCTACGAGATTGTTTTGACCATCAGATAGTGAAACACACAGGTCGAAATAGTTGGTCTGCAATTTCCTGAGACTCTCCTGTAGTGCTGCATGGATGTCGTCGATGCCTTGGGCGACCTTattggtgatgaagagcttTTCGCGGGGAATGCCTAATTCTTGAATGGCACGACCGACTTCCTCTTCGGTCCCATACATTTCAGCGCAATCAAGATGGTAGAACCCCTTCCCAATACCCGTTTTAATTAGATCCACAAGACGCTGGTCAAAGTTTGTGTCTCCAACCTCCTTGAACCAAGCCGTTCCAGTGCCTAAGGCAAACTGCAGATGTTCGTTAGTGTTGACGACGCGCTGGTGCTCTGTCTACATAGAGCTCACCATCGGTATCTGGTTGCCATCAGAGAGGGGCAATAGTGGGATGTCCATCCCTGGTGCTGAGCGAAGCGATTGAAAGGGCTTGGATGTATGGAGAAGACGCAGGTCGCctctctgctgctggaggaaGTGATGATTGCGTGGAAGGTTGGCGCCAATTATCCGAGTCCGAGCGCAGAGCTGCAGAATCGAAGGCATCCAGGACTGACGTGTTTTTCCTGTCAGACTGGCCAGCTCGGAAGAAGcggcaaaagagaaaggaccAGCCGGTCGGAGTGACTTGAAGTGACTTTGTGGGATCTGCACAGGTTCTTACGGTGGTGGACGAAGTCGGTGAGCCTTGCAGAAGAGGCGTGAATGCACACTTTGATCCGAGCTTCATAAGTTAGTCACGATGTGCGCGGTAGCCTTAGCTGCTTGCGCAACTGCAACCCATCCTGTATGCTTTGTTACCACCCAAAGGCAAACGAGGCTCTTCACAAAAGCTGCGTTATCAAAGAAGAATTGTCGGGATCACGTTTCTGGTGCCGGCACGGCTCCCGCCCCCATCCCTTATGCCCTTTGGAATAATACATAATGAGGGATCTCGACTCCCTTCTCTCCTACTTGGACTCGCAATCCATCCACTCACCTGATAATTGAATCTTGGATACTAAGCAGAAGTTTACTTAGCCATCAAGCCCAAATCAAACTCTTCAACATGCCTTCTGATATTGACGCTGGAGCTTACGCTCCCAGAGAGCCCCTTCACTCAAACAAACCCGAGCACTCTCAGGCTGCGGAGGGCTTTGACACTTCTGCTGGAGCAACCGCAAAGAGCCCTGGCGCGAGCTCCCAGAGTTCAGGTCTGCCGAGGACAATGTCCAGGTCAGCAACGTCCGGGACATGCGCCTCTTTGGCAACAATATGAACGCACATTCTTGAGTTCTCCATGGCACCGTCAACTCTCGTAAGTAATCTTGGCCCATGATCCATCAAGAATGAATGATCCTAACAAAGTCTCCGAGATGGAGGGTACCGAGTAATAAGGCGTGTGGCCCGTAGATATTAAGTGTCTGCGTTTGATACTTGCTTAAATACACGTTCAATTGAAACCACATTATTCGTTGACTGACGTGTGATCTCTTCTACAGTGGGATTCAAATATATGGTCAACCGTAAGTATGATACGCTTGAAGGAAAGGCTGGGAGAGTGGCAATCTAGGCTTCTTTTAGGGCATCGGCCAGGTATGGTGAGGCACTTGTGGAGAAAAGCAGATAAGATTCTCTTGGAACCCAAAGGGAAATGAGCTTATATCCCCAACTAGCATGAAGACCTGGTCAGTACCTACTTGTAGACAGTTGGTATACAATGCAATAAAAGGGGGGCTATCTTGAAGCTCGTACTGGCCTCAGAAACTCTTGAATATACGTGCATACCACTGGTTATTTCAATTGCTTGATGCTCGGCAGTGCATTTGTAATTTGACAAGTTATTTACGAAGATGTTAGATTAGAGAAAGAAGTTTTTATTGTGAGCTCATACTACTTTGGACAATACCTAATAATTAAGTAGATGGATCGCTCTAAAGGTGAGCTTGATCTAGTAGATGAATCATATCTATGTAGAGGAGGAACTTGATCTACCCAGCACGAGTTCGTCTAATGGGTCCCGGTCGCCAGAAGTTGTTGGGGATGTTCTGCTTTATTGGAACTACTCAAGGTGCTCTTTAACTCGGCATCTCTCATCCAAAATTGGTTGAGCACTTAAGCGTAGTAAAGTACGCAAAAACTCCAAGATAACACTTCTGTAGAATCCATCTTGAAAATATTGCCACATGAGGCCATCGGGCTGTTCGAAAGTTCTTTCAAGGTATTGAAAAAGGCAACCCATAAAGCaaaaaaacataaaagaAAGGACGAAATCGTTACTAGTGTATATTAGTAAGGATTAAATCGCTAATATGAAacaatttatatatacacttACAAGTATTCTAACGTTGTATACatcattaaataaataatgaaATCGCAACTAATATGTATTGGTAAAGATCAATTTTCATATATTGAAGAATCCACGAATACACTTACAAGCGTCGccaaataattatttttgcCAAATGCAGATCCATCTTCTTTGTATAATGTCGAGAAGAGAGTAGTAATTGCTTGTTTAAATTTTGCTGTGTGGTGATGTTGGCAGATGATTTGTGTGAAATGTATTGATCTTCGGCTGCGTTGTGATATTAGATGATCGAGCAAAACTTTTTGGCTCTTTTCTAAGCAGAGGCATCCCGTCTTTATTCTCATGAGAGGTGGAGTGGACAgattactacctactactggtGCTAagaataaaatttttttgttttgcacAATTATCTCTATAGCAACTGCATGCAAAAGTTAAAATTGTTGGTTAGGTAGgtgtaaataaattatatattttggCCATATCCTAATATATTGTCCTTAAAATCAGGCGTTATACTAAAGCTAATCCAACTGAATAATGTATTTACTtttcgttcttttctttcttttacttttttatattccttgtcttttttttttccttttttttccccctttctttattttcctttatgGACAAGGCAGAAGGggctctttgttttttttttttttatttttttattttttttcaggGGCtgtttatactttataatagggACCGCTTATCCACCATCCATTCTAGTGTAATCACCATCCAAAAAACAGGgttatataaagcagtttAGCCAATTAGGTTGCTGGATTTATGCTTTTCAAGCCTAAGAGGGTAGGTACACTTATGATTCCGACCAAATCCGCAAAAATCGCAAAAATCAGCTACGCGCTCTCTAGGTCAGCTTCCCGCACAATTTACCTTGTAAACCTTCATTTATGCAAGCCAGTCGGTAGTAGATTTCATTGTATTCCGCCAGCAGTTGCCATTTACAACCTGTATGTTGGCGAAACTGAGAGGCCCATCTCTACTCTGTTCTCACTTGTCATTCAGCTACATCCGGTTTATGTTTATTGACGAGGTTGACGCACTTTTTATCTCTGGGCTAGTACGTGTAACAGCTGCCAACGCACTTCACTTAACCATTTCCTCTGGGAAATGGACGGGTTAGCTACTAAATATGAGAAGAAATCTCTTTTTGTTATTATGTAAGGGTAGACTTGGCAGCTTAGATGATGCCTGTTATCCGTCTACACATAAGAGGCTCTTTTCGCTGCCATGTGCCGCACATTGTGAGAGTATCTTTtgaattttctttatataacgATGACATAGACTTGAGACTAAAGATACAACATTTGGCCGATCTATCGATCGATCGTTTAtctggggaagaaaaaatggcCAATATTAATGCATTAgattgaaaaagagagagagagagagagagagagaaaaggaaaacgaTGCCCTTATCGCGACTTGACAAGTAGATTCCATTACTACCGCTGCCAGCGATGAGATGTTTCTCGTATTcgcgccaaaaaaaaaacatgataTAGATAGATTTCCCACTTCTCAAAAGATAACCTTTGATGCTACGCTAAGCAGCCAAGCTGCATCACTCCAGCCTCCCTCATCCGTCGTTGGAGGCGGCACAAAGTCCTCCGGGTCCAACGGTCCCTCGACGTGGCGCTTCAGCCAAGCACTGCGGTCCACGTGCGATCGAGAATCTGCGAGTGACTCGTCGTACTCTgattcgtcatcgtcatccgtCTCCTCCTCGTGCTCGTCCACTGAGAAGAGCGACCATCCCATGAAGCCCGTCATCCAAGAAGCCTTACCCCCGGTGCCGCGTCGCATCAGCCTCTTGACGTCGGCTTCGGCGTCCTCCAGTGTGTCTCGCTCCAGTTCCTCCAGCCTCTCGTCAAGGTCGACAAAGTCGGGTCCCGCGAGCGACTCTTGGTTGGGGAAGTACGAGCCGTCGTCTACGGTTCGTTCTATCGGTGTCATGAGCTGGCTCCGGCTGCCATGGATGCTGTGGGATCGGCTTTGAGACCGACTGTGTATTTTGCTTCCAATGACGGAAATAGACATGTCATCGTCAGCCAGACTGCCGCGTCTGCTCGTCAGCATGCTTGTGATTTCTCTTTCCCGAGCGAGCTCGTCTTCAAACGCAACGTCCTCAATGTTCCGGATGCCTGTAAGGTTCGTAGAGCTCTGGCGCGAGATGAGCCATGATTGGCCCTTGTACTCCCTCGCTTCAAAAGTCATCATTGCGCCAGTTCTCAGCAGCCAATCTCCGTCGGGTCCCTCTTCATGCCGCCGGCGGGGGGTCATAGTGCCGGACGTAGATTTTCTCGTCGCATGGCCACTGACAAGATGCGACGATGACTTGCTCTTGGTGATTGGGGCACCTGTAGCAGAAGGCGTGCGATTTCGTGATCTCGAGCGCGAGCGAGGGTTGGTTGCGGAGCTGGCGAGAAGCCGAGGTGTAGTGGGAGCAGATTTGCCTTGTAGATACGAAGTGCTGGGTCGGGGCATCGGCACGCCGGCGTCAACTAgaacctcatcatcatcaagagGAAACTTGGTGGTCAGAGGAGCAAGCGAGAGATGGTTGACATTGGTGGATGATCGGTTCTTGCGGCGGACGCGCTCGGCATGCGGAATGTAAGAGACGTCCATGATGGGTGGGTATATCAAGCAGAAAGGCGCCGATTGTGAAAGCAATCAATTAAAGCTTCTTCAAGCCTCCAAAGCAAAGAGACCCAGGCGTGAGGTGAAGAGAGAATCACAATCGGCGGGAAGCGGCGAGAAACGACAAACAAGCAGGTAAGTCAAGAGAGGAGTCGGGCGCTGGTTGAGATGCTTTTAGCTCTGGCAGGGAAGCAAGATCCCGAGGTTGGACGCTGCCTGTGATTCGCCGAGTGCCGTCACCAGGCGCTGTCGCACGCACTGTAGAGCCGCTAATGACGCTGCAAAAGTGCCGGTCTCGTCGAGATTTGCAGTTGCATTGttggtggcggtgatggATGTAACTGCCGACGTTTCCTGTTTGTTTTCGTGTTCTTTTTTAGATTCATGTCGCCAAGAGGAGACGGTCGATTATATGTCGATGGCTCGTAAAAGATCCGTTGAGGCTATATTCTACTGTGCTCAGACTGCTATGTCTGCTAAGTAGCTAGCAGCTACAACAGCATCACAAGGTACCTACAAGACTGAGGTGGGCTCCAGAACATGAATCAACTTTGGGGCCGTTAGCGCCGATCTGGCGCAGAGGCTACAACGGGTTCAGGCTGTAAGCCCATCCAGCCCAGCTTTGGGagacggagaaaaaaaaaaaaaaaaaaagaagggccgCCAACATCCACGACTCTTGACTGAAAAGGGCCTCGAATGCAACCTTGAGGCAAGGAGGAATTAAGCAACGAAAACAGATCGAGTCTCAGTCGTCCGATTCTTCACGCGACGCCCGCCCGCGCTATCAGCCCATCGAccagggtttttttttttttttcttgtttcttctcctctctttcctttttgtgATCCATGCGCTGAGCCCCTCCAAAGCCGCCGCTTCACGATGCGCAACCTTCGCAACCTCCGGTTCGGAAGATGGCGGCATCCGGACATCACTGCCGCCTGCTGGGATCCCGAGAATGACGAAATTGTGTGCTCCATTGGGCCGACGGCTCAGAATCAGACCATCGAGCTGGTGAGGCTTTCGGAGAAGGATTCAATGTGCGTCTTTGCAGATATTGCTGTTTTGTGAGAATGAAGGCGGGGGCGGGGCAGCAACTTTTACTgctgggatttttttttatcttgct contains the following coding sequences:
- a CDS encoding uncharacterized protein (EggNog:ENOG41); translation: MDVSYIPHAERVRRKNRSSTNVNHLSLAPLTTKFPLDDDEVLVDAGVPMPRPSTSYLQGKSAPTTPRLLASSATNPRSRSRSRNRTPSATGAPITKSKSSSHLVSGHATRKSTSGTMTPRRRHEEGPDGDWLLRTGAMMTFEAREYKGQSWLISRQSSTNLTGIRNIEDVAFEDELAREREITSMLTSRRGSLADDDMSISVIGSKIHSRSQSRSHSIHGSRSQLMTPIERTVDDGSYFPNQESLAGPDFVDLDERLEELERDTLEDAEADVKRLMRRGTGGKASWMTGFMGWSLFSVDEHEEETDDDDESEYDESLADSRSHVDRSAWLKRHVEGPLDPEDFVPPPTTDEGGWSDAAWLLSVASKVIF
- a CDS encoding uncharacterized protein (EggNog:ENOG41), whose amino-acid sequence is MPSILQLCARTRIIGANLPRNHHFLQQQRGDLRLLHTSKPFQSLRSAPGMDIPLLPLSDGNQIPMFALGTGTAWFKEVGDTNFDQRLVDLIKTGIGKGFYHLDCAEMYGTEEEVGRAIQELGIPREKLFITNKVAQGIDDIHAALQESLRKLQTNYFDLYLIHIPFFAESDADFQRAWKSMEEIKRAGKAKSIGVSNYLRPHAEATLAGATIPPAFNQIEFHPYLQRGDNYLSWLRENGLQVGSFKGLTPAFRAPDGPLREPLSRIAKTYDTTEAAVLINWIIQDKIVAVTTTTKPERLDEYAQALKIKLTQDELQEITDVGSTYHFRTSWSEHFEADDRS